From Schizosaccharomyces pombe strain 972h- genome assembly, chromosome: II, the proteins below share one genomic window:
- the mdl1 gene encoding peptide-transporting ATPase has translation MDPIRFGLSRVPFAHCYNKRVIFRANYLVPLTWLKNNVAYKSTNTLLLPTPNAEYYSTSKLSSQVNVSLNSLSQKASSGSKIYPFKNSFPLPFSRSILPIRSLAFLKLCVRHNSTVPSKDEQAQDISKINTNGTLQTPNKKVNVFRLFTLARGQGWNFFIAGSLLLVSSGVTMSIPYIVGKILDAGSSGDSSVTHIMGIPSGTFYIGLLGLFFLGSACNFGRIITLRLLSERIVSRLRARLFAKCMSLDGAFFDFHKHGDLISRLTTDSSIVGKSLSMYLSDGLRSSVSAIAGIGMMLYVSMRLTGYMSLIVPPIALGAFFYGEYVRKLSRTTQDALGDLTRVSEEKLANVRTTQAFLGERQEVNRYNDYIRNLFVLAKREAFASGIFFGSTGFLGNATVIAILALGGRMVAAGDITVGQLSSFLLYTVYAGGSIVGLSGCFTDIMKGLGAASRLFELLDAKPKIAPTVGIPVPVTVGKAILSFRNVGFAYPTRPSASIFDNLSFDIHPGTNVAIVAPSGGGKSTISQLLLRFYAPSSGKILADGVDISTYNVHQWRSHFGLVGQEPVLFSGTIGENIAYGKSNASQEEIEDAAKRANCSFVLSFPEKWSTQVGTRGLQLSGGQKQRIAIARALLRNPAFLILDEATSALDGEAEVMVDKTIQSLMHNRSMTTITIAHKLATIRRADQIIVVGDGKVLEQGSFERLSRPGTNFYKLMRWQLGKVEP, from the coding sequence ATGGATCCAATACGTTTTGGACTTTCGAGAGTACCATTCGCTCACTGCTACAATAAACGCGTAATATTTCGAGCAAACTATTTAGTACCGTTGACTTGGTTGAAAAACAACGTGGCTTACAAAAGTACGAATACTCTATTACTTCCCACGCCAAATGCAGAATATTATAGTACCAGTAAGTTATCTTCACAGGTTAATGTGAGCCTAAACTCGTTATCTCAAAAGGCCTCAAGTGGTTCTAAGATATatccttttaaaaatagttttcCGTTACCTTTTTCTAGATCTATTCTTCCTATACGATCacttgcttttttaaagttgtGTGTGCGACATAATTCTACAGTTCCATCAAAAGATGAGCAAGCACAGGATatctcaaaaataaatacaaatgGTACATTACAAACACCAAACAAGAAAGTCAATGTTTTTCGTCTCTTCACACTAGCAAGGGGTCAGGgatggaatttttttattgctgGATCTCTTCTCTTAGTTTCCTCCGGCGTTACAATGTCCATTCCCTACATTGTTGGCAAAATCTTAGACGCTGGCTCGTCAGGCGATTCTTCTGTCACGCATATCATGGGAATTCCTTCTGGTACGTTTTATATTGGTTTGTTGggtttatttttccttgGTTCAGCTTGTAACTTTGGTAGAATCATCACCTTGCGTCTACTGAGTGAAAGAATTGTCAGTCGTCTTCGAGCACGCTTGTTTGCTAAATGCATGTCATTAGATGGAGCATTTTTTGACTTTCATAAACATGGGGATCTCATATCCCGTCTTACGACGGATTCGAGTATTGTCGGTAAGTCTTTATCAATGTACTTAAGTGATGGTCTTCGTAGCTCAGTTAGTGCAATTGCTGGAATAGGGATGATGCTCTACGTATCCATGAGACTCACTGGATATATGTCCCTAATTGTACCCCCAATTGCATTGGGAGCTTTCTTTTATGGAGAGTATGTTCGGAAACTTTCCAGGACTACACAAGATGCTCTCGGTGATTTAACAAGGGTTTCAGAAGAGAAACTCGCAAATGTTCGGACTACACAGGCTTTTCTAGGAGAAAGACAAGAAGTAAATCGTTACAACGATTACATTCGAAATCTCTTTGTCCTGGCAAAGCGAGAGGCTTTTGCTAGCGGTATTTTCTTCGGGTCAACAGGGTTCCTTGGGAACGCAACTGTAATCGCTATTCTTGCGTTAGGCGGAAGAATGGTTGCTGCAGGTGATATAACTGTAGGACAGCTAAGTTCATTTTTGCTGTATACCGTTTATGCCGGTGGAAGCATTGTTGGCTTATCAGGATGTTTTACTGATATTATGAAAGGTCTGGGAGCTGCTAGTCGGTTATTTGAACTTTTAGATGCTAAACCGAAGATAGCTCCAACCGTTGGGATTCCCGTTCCAGTCACAGTCGGAAAGGCAATACTTTCGTTCAGAAATGTTGGGTTTGCATACCCAACTCGTCCTTCAGCTTCAATATTTGATAACTTATCTTTCGACATTCATCCAGGCACCAATGTTGCTATAGTCGCACCTAGTGGCGGTGGAAAATCCACCATCTCACAGCTCCTTTTGCGCTTTTACGCACCTAGTAGTGGGAAAATATTAGCTGACGGAGTTGACATCTCTACATATAATGTTCATCAATGGCGCAGTCATTTTGGTTTAGTTGGACAAGAACCGGTTTTATTTTCTGGTACAATTGGCGAAAATATTGCTTACGGTAAATCTAACGCATCTCAAGAGGAAATCGAAGATGCTGCCAAACGAGCGAATTGTAGTTTTGTGCTTTCTTTCCCGGAGAAATGGTCTACGCAAGTCGGGACTCGTGGTTTACAACTAAGCGGGGGACAAAAACAACGCATTGCAATTGCTAGGGCACTTCTTCGAAATCCagcatttttaattttggaTGAAGCTACTTCAGCATTAGACGGTGAAGCAGAAGTAATGGTGGATAAAACGATTCAATCTTTGATGCATAATCGTAGTATGACTACCATTACGATTGCTCACAAATTGGCTACTATTCGCCGAGCTGATCAAATAATTGTTGTTGGAGACGGGAAAGTTTTGGAGCAAGGGTCTTTTGAACGATTGTCTCGTCCTGGTACCAACTTTTACAAGTTAATGAGATGGCAGCTTGGAAAAGTTGAACCTTGA